A window of the Apostichopus japonicus isolate 1M-3 chromosome 8, ASM3797524v1, whole genome shotgun sequence genome harbors these coding sequences:
- the LOC139971060 gene encoding AP-5 complex subunit mu-1-like, translated as MSLRGIWVFSLPGATHGILFSKKYPSVENRARILNKDGYVKLPTDDAMREAVLAELGIVHPIEMFVESRDSCSRKLQKPVFEITTSNGILWPVVLYEKFGLLLCCLPLVESVERPPVIDVLGISLGYALLLQMIDVIGPVQQGVDETHPQMVDLHSYLCQAVPFGTLTDIEQATVFDAISGRIDSSHVVSDVKPPSWRPISVKCKANISFRVTEQIQAVLYNRPDVWDVFQIYGSVSCKADLEHPAPLIAVHLSVGKDQPRLQNILVNSCVSMVDDENRTKGEGHRTITFIPPRERFVLCKYTAAISPTQLSAPNTSTTPTLSRRGSLTSLNSTTSSLTVVSQASPASLPLRAHYEMTGSQDEVKIIMKVKLSKGKNMFEYCEVQIPFHNRGPIIYKENTQSTGEIVITNDKRTLAWRIGQKFPSRSHEVTLEAKLKFGKRSSIMPGQDDPFCVGLNSFAMIYFKIPDYTHTSATIDQRSLRVQPNAKPKVTVVREFLSTSYKVWNIKGNYLATDMSDSLETW; from the exons ATGTCTCTTCGTGGTATTTGGGTCTTTTCTTTGCCCGGTGCCACCCATGGCATCTTATTCAGCAA GAAATACCCATCAGTGGAGAATCGGGCACGCATCTTAAACAAGGACGGCTATGTGAAACTGCCAACAGATGACGCCATGAGGGAGGCAGTATTGGCTGAGCTTGGAATTGTTCATCCGATAGAAATG TTTGTAGAGTCCAGGGATTCCTGCTCCAGAAAGCTCCAGAAACCCGTCTTTGAAATAACTACTTCTAATGGTATTCTCTGGCCTGTTGTCCTGTATGAGAAG TTTGGACTGTTGCTCTGTTGCTTGCCATTGGTGGAGAGTGTGGAAAGACCACCTGTTATTGATGT GCTTGGTATATCACTTGGTTACGCCCTGCTGCTTCAGATGATTGATGTCATTGGGCCTGTACAGCAAGGAGTCGACGAG ACACACCCTCAGATGGTCGATTTACATTCCTACCTGTGCCAAGCTGTACCTTTTGGGACTCTAACGGATATAGAGCAAGCAACTGTGTTTGATGCCATCAGTGGTAGAATTGATTCCAGCCATGTAGTCTCAGATGTCAAG CCACCATCTTGGAGACCAATCAGTGTGAAATGCAAAGCAAACATTTCATTCAGAGTAACAGAGCAGATTCAAGCTGTCCTTTATAATAGACCAGACGTATGGGATGTCTTCCAGATTTATGGTTCTGTCTCCTGCaag GCTGACTTAGAGCATCCAGCCCCTCTGATAGCCGTACATCTCAGCGTCGGCAAAGACCAACCTCGGCTCCAGAATATCCTCGTCAATTCCTGTGTTTCGATGGTAGATGATGAGAACAGAACTAAAG GAGAGGGACACAGAACGATCACTTTTATTCCACCTAGAGAAAGGTTTGTCCTTTGCAAGTACACAGCGGCTATATCTCCAACCCAGCTCTCCGCCCCTAACACCTCTACTACTCCGACCCTTTCCAGACGTGGTTCTCTGACCTCCCTCAACTCCACCACGTCCTCTCTGACGGTGGTAAGCCAGGCATCGCCCGCATCTCTGCCTCTGAGAGCTCACTACGAAATGACGGGCTCTCAAGATGAGGTGAAAATCATCATGAAAGTTAAACTTTCAAAAGggaaaaacatgtttgaatattGTGAAGTTCAAATTCCTTTCCACAACCG TGGACCCAttatttacaaagaaaatacaCAGTCAACAGGAGAGATTGTCATCACAAACGACAAGAGAACTCTAGCCTGGAGAATCGGGCAGAAGTTTCCTTCCAGAAGCCACGAAGTTACTCTAGAAGCAAAGCTGAAATTTGGAAAGCGTTCAAGCATAATGCCAGGTCAAGATGACCCCTTCTGTGTTGGACTCAATTCGTTTGCAATG ATTTACTTCAAGATCCCCGATTACACTCACACGTCAGCAACCATCGACCAAAGATCGCTGCGAGTTCAACCAAATGCCAAACCCAAAGTAACTGTTG TTCGAGAATTTCTGTCAACGTCGTACAAAGTTTGGAATATCAAAGGAAACTATCTGGCAACAGACATGTCCGACAGCCTCGAAACTTGGTGA